Below is a genomic region from Brassica oleracea var. oleracea cultivar TO1000 chromosome C9, BOL, whole genome shotgun sequence.
TTGGTCTCTTTTGCTTTGTATATATATTAATGCAATCTATATTTGGTTTTTATTTATATATGGTTGTGTAATTTGGTAAGTCCTTTTACGTTTGAGAAATAAAGGAATAAAAAAGAAAAGTTATTATTTCTCAAAAGAAAAGAAAAGAACAAAAGACCGTTGGAGGAATAAAAAAGAAAAGTTATTATTTCTCAAATTTAACAAAGAATATTTTTGTCCTTTATTTTTTGAGGAATGTTATGGAATTCATTATTCCTTGTCGTTCCCTGGTCACCATTAGTTTTTCCGATAAGGGAATGAAGTTGCAACTTTCCTCCATCGTATTTTTCAACTATAAATCTTTGAACAAACACAGGTGGACAAAAACATATACAAAAGATATTTTCAATTCTTTACTATTTTAACCAAAAAGTGGAAAAATGCTTATTATTCGCGTGTTTTTATATTTATTTTATTTAATATTTTATACATTCAAAGGTATAATAGGATTAACATTTATAAAAGATTTAGGCCCCGAAACTTAACAAAAAGAATTCATTCAATTAGTTTATTTTTTCCTATTTTTATGGTAACCAACTATAATTATGGGAAAAGAAGATGTGCTGATATCAATATTTGCTTTGATTGGATGAAAGAAGCTTTGGAGCTACCCTAATCCTAATAAAATGCAATTGCGATATATGGAAATACGTAAAAAATATCTAGATTAATCCAAAACTAGGTGATAACCCGCGCCCTGCGCGGAGTAAATAGATTTCAAAATATTATCACTTTTAATTTGTAGACATAATAAAAGTTAAAGTTATAGCAAGAAATACTATATGTTATAAAGTAAGGGTTAGACGAAATTTAGTATGTCAATCTAAATTAAGCTACAGAATTTTTGTTTAAAAATTGTATATTTGTTTGCATAAAATAAATTATAAATATAAAATAAAACGAAACATAAGCAATAGACTAATAAAATATAAAAGAAACAATGTCTTGAATGGTTTCAAATCGGAAATAGAGTTAAAGCTAGCCCTTTGATTGCTTGAGAGAATGTTTTGATATGAGCAAAGTCGAGAAGAAAAGTGTGGTGAGTTTTCTAAATTATAGAAGCCGTATATTTATACTAAAAAGGAATCGCCATGNNNNNNNNNNNNNNNNNNNNNNNNNNNNNNNNNNNNNNNNNNNNNNNNNNNNNNNNNNNNNNNNNNNNNNNNNNNNNNNNNNNNNNNNNNNNNNNNNNNNNNNNNNNNNNNNNNNNNNNNNNNNNNNNNNNNNNNNNNNNNNNNNNNNNNNNNNNNNNNNNNNNNNNNNNNNNNNNNNNNNNNNNNNNNNNNNNNNNNNNNNNNNNNNNNNNNNNNNNNNNNNNNNNNNNNNNNNNNNNNNNNNNNNNNNNNNNNNNNNNNNNNNNNNNNNNNNNNNNNNNNNNNNNNNNNNNNNNNNNNNNNNNNNNNNNNNNNNNNNNNNNNNNNNNNNNNNNNNNNNNNNNNNNNNNNNNNNNNNNNNNNNNNNNNNNNNNNNNNNNNNNNNNNNNNNNNNNNNNNNNNNNNNNNNNNNNNNNNNNNNNNNNNNNNNNNNNNNNNNNNNNNNNNNNNNNNNNNNNNNNNNNNNNNNNNNNNNNNNNNNNNNNNNNNNNNNNNNNNNNNNNNNNNNNNNNNNNNNNNNNNNNNNNNNNNNNNNNNNNNNNNNNNNNNNNNNNNNNNNNNNNNNNNNNNNNNNNNNNNNNNNNNNNNNNNNNNNNNATTTTTCAGAAAACAAACTTTGATTGATAATCGCACATTAATTTTTTCGCATCTATATTCATTTTGAATAAAAAATTAGACCACTACGTATGTCAGTAATGTTTTTGTATTGAAACAAATTAATGAAAAAACTTCAGTCAAGGTAATTAACATAATTTTAAAATCTTTGATGTAATACGTAGAACTTCGGTTAAGGTAACTAACGCAAGAAATAAATTATAAGGTTTGATGTAATACGTATCAACGTATATATGTGACAAATGTAGACAAAACTAAGGTAATTATAATGTTTTGATCAATGGCATGTTGTGTAATTACTCTAGTTAACAAAAGAGTTTTAAATAGAATAGGTGAGGGAGCTTGTGGAGTTGTCACGTAAGAAATGGCACACTTGTAATAAACACATGAACTAAAAGTTATTTATTTTTAATGCTCCTCAGATAATAATAAAGGGATATACAAAAATATTTGTTAACAATTAAAAATATGGAGATTTGTATCTATCAATACAAAGATCTAGAATGTTCCAAAATATAGCATCGAGACCTAAGGTCTCTACTATATATATGTATACGTAGTTTCAATCGAAATACATCTTATTTCATATCCCTAATCTCCCTGTATCTTTCTCTTGCTCCGCCGCCTTTCACATCGCTCTTATTGACAAGATGGCCGTCACAGAAGGACAACAAGTCATGGCTCTCATCAGCAAGCGTCTCCGTGCTCACCGCAAGAGGTACAACCGTATTACTGAGATGGAAGAGGCGGTCTCTCAGGGCAAAACCCTAAACAAGGAGCAAGAAGAAGCCATCCGCTCGAAGCCAATCGTCACCGCCCTAATCGAAGAGCTCGAAAAGCTCCGTCTTCCCCCTTCTCCTCCTCCTTCCGCGGCCGGTTCAGAAGAGATCAACCTCCCTGCTAAGAAAAACAAAAAGAAAAAGGTATGCCCTTGTTTTACTTAACCTAATATCGGCTGTTAACCATGAGATTGATCTAAACCTAGTTTCTCTCTTTTGTAGGAACGTAAGGAGGAAGCTGAGGAGGAAAAAGTAACTGAGAAAGACGTGACGGACCCTGAGGGTTGCAAGATCTCTGATGGTCTCGATGCTGGTGAGGTCTCGAAGGACAATATTTCTCCGTGCAGCGTGAGCTCACAAGATGGTACGACGTCGCCGCCCCCAGCGACTAATGGAAAGCCACGACGTAAACGGAATAAGGCGAAGAAACCTCAGACTTCGAACTGATCGAGTCTCCGACTTTTGTACGAAGCGGAAGTACATTGCGAAACTATGAATTGCTTTGGTCACAATCCTTGGCAGTTTCCTTTTAGTGTTCATCCGCTTGTTCACAAGTGCTTTTTGCGTTTGAGCTTTCTTTCTACTATTTTTAATTCATTATGGAATTTAGTACTAGAGAATTGTTTGGTCGCCTCGAGTTGAATACAATCTATATTATGCTAAGATTTATTTACTCTGTTGTTTACTTTTTTTTATTTAATTATCGTGAGGCAAAATTATAGACATCATTTAACATTTAATAGAAAACAATTTAATCAAATCAAATACGAAGATTAATTAAATGAATTTTTTTTTTTTTTGTATAAAAAGTTGTCATAGATAAATAAAATCGTAGATCAAATAGAGATTCATCTAAATTAGTTACACATGGCACACTATATATCGAACATACTAAGAATTGATAGTTTTATTCAGCGATTTGTTTTTCCTCTTCATGGATCTGCAAGGCATTAGAATGAAGTATGAAGATTAATTTAAGTAGGGTTTCAGTCCACAACATGATCATAATTTAAACAGAGTTTCAGTCAACAACCAAACTGTGAACATTAATTTAATGTTTTCAGAAGACCTTATATATATTTAATATTATTTTCCTAAATATGTATATAAAACAAACTCAGGAAAATGACATACATATTTAGGAAGAACTTCTTAATTATATATAAAAGATATATTGAAGAAGTCTATTTATAAATTCGGGAAGATATCGTACACGTTTATGAAAGTTTTCTTAAACTTTTTTAAAGAAATTGTTTATCAAAAAAAATGTTTGAAAAAAAAATTTTAGAAGAAAAATTTCAAAAATTAGTTTTGATTTAATTTTTTCGATTTTAATATTTATTTATTATATTTAATAATTTAAATTATAAATGATGATATAATTACCATTTAACTCTTTATTTAAACATATTTTGCCCCCTTTGATTTGTGTGAGCCAATGTTTTTAAACCTGACCGGGACACTGAACCGGACGACTTACTGGGTTGCTGGGTCATTGGGTCGACCACGGATGAACCGCAGGTTAATAAATGAATTAATTTTATTATATAATAATATATCAGCTATGTAAATAAAAATATAGAAACTAAAGTTTAATATTTTGTAAATGTTTTTTAAAACATAAAATAATAGTTTGGATATGTATATATTTTATGTTTAAAAACATTTAGAAAATACTTAACTTTAGTTTTTACTAGGGGGTGTCCGCACTTCGCGCGGAATATTGTTTTTATTATTGCTAAGAACATGATTTTTTGGATAATATAATTATGTTGTCGTTTTTATTTGTTAAGATCATTATTTGGTGTTTTTAGTGTGTTACGTAGTAATAGATGATATGTTAATATATTTTGTGTTTGTTTTTCGAATAATGTGTTGTTGTATGTATAGTACTTGTTAGTAGTGAAATGAGCATCTAATGTAAAAGATTATTGAATTTCAATAACTTTGTTGATTCTAAGATTAGCGGGTTCAACGTCAAAATTGAATTATATTTTTTTCATATTTTTGAAAATTATAACTTTTAAGATGTTTTTTTCCCTCTCCGTATATTTTGACCTTGAGCCATCCCCGTCTATGTATTTCGTTACCTTTCTGGTGTGCGGTGCTTTTCACCATCACTGGAAAAAGACTTACATCTTTCTCTTGTTCTTCCTTGTCTTCTTCACCTGTGAGATTATATGGTGTGTGTTGTACATCGGGTTTATGAGTTTTTAGTTTTTCGGTTGATTCTCACGGCATTGTAGGTTGTTCCAGTCAATATTGACTGCTCATCTTCTTCCTTAGATTTCAGCTGATGTTAGGAACTGCATCTTCTTGGTTGGGTCAGAGTTTACTCGTTTTATATGTTGTATTCCTCAACGTTGGCTTACCGTCAATAGTCTCTGCTCGTCTTTGTTTTCAAAATCTAATTTTTGGTGTTCTGACTTCTATGCTCTCTTTAATAGCTCGAGGACGGCTTCATAGTTTCTTATTCTTAGTTTGATTATCTTATGATATTAATAGTGAAATAAATATATAATTTGTAAATGAAATAATAAAAATTAGTAAAAATAATAAAATGGTGAAAATTTATTCTATTTTTAATTGTAAATAAATTAAATATTTAAAATATATTTTTATTATTTTATTTATTTCTTGAATTTTAGGGACTAATAAGTGTGAGAATGATTAGATAGTACATAATTAGAAATTGATGAAACAAATTGCAATAATCTAAAAGAAAAAGGATTTAAAATACAAAAAAAAATATGAAGACACATGTCAACAAACCCCAATTCCACATGTCATAAGAAGGAAAAAAACCAACTTTATATATATAGATATTTTTATTTTCATTTGACATACAAAATATCAAAAAATAGTTTAGACTATTTAAAATTTATAAATATTTAAATGTCTAATGTAAATAATAAATTAAACTTTAAATACAAAATAAACCAAAAGTAAAAAATTATTGTAATAAATTGTCAATAACGAAAATAAACTAACACCAAATCACATCAACTAATTTTGGTTCTCTCTACCATCGTTCATTTCATTTTCTTCAGAAGGCATAGTAAAATCTTCATCAAAATCTAAAAACCACAAATATAAAACTGAAAAGCGAAAACCTAACTTTTTTTTTAATCATCACTTAGAGCATATTTATCCCACAAACTCAACTGGGTTTCTTATTATTTATTTTTTTGTCTCATTAAAAATAAAAATAAAAACCGAATCTATCGCGGGCAGCCACGTGTCAGTGGGGTCCGCAAACAGTACAGAAAACCTTGAACAAACTTTTCTTCTCCTGCGACTTTTGCAACTCATTTCTTCCTTTTTGTGGTGGTCCACGCCCAGCTTTTTGGGTAAAAACCCTCCTAAAACCATGCGATAATGCTGCTCTTAATTTCTTAATTGGAAATTTAGAATATAAAACATTATCTAAAAAAATAATTAAAAACTAAAAAAAGAAGTAAAAGTTATTTATTGGTTCAACCGGTGGTTCAACCGGTATCGGGTTCCAGGTTTTACTGGGTATTTGCGGATTTCTGCGGGTTTCTAAATATTGAGTTTTTCACAAAACCCAAACCAGATTGTTTCTGGTCACTGGATTTACCGGTTCAACTGCGAGTCCGGGTCGGGTTTCAAAACACTGAGCTATTTAAAGAACCAAAACTGACAATGACTTAGGGTCTGACTGGTTTTTCCGCTACCATCCGCAAATGCAACTTTTGCGGTTGATAACGATGGTTGGCGTTTCATAACAATCACAAAAACGCTACAAACTGTTTTACACCGCTACAAACCGTTTTACACCGCTCCAAACCTCTCAAAATCAAAAGCTGGTTCCAGTTAACGTTTGCAGTTGTTGCAGAAGGGTAACTTTTTTTTGTAAAAATTATATAAATATAAAAATATTTTTTTAAAAAATTGAGATAATATGAATACTAATTATATATATATATAATTTTAATACCATGATTTTTATTATAATAATATGGTTTATATATAAAATTGGATAATTCTCTCAAATAGACATTTTTAAATATTTGTCACAAAAATAAACCTCAAAAACTAAAATGACCAAAATAGCAATTTTTATTTTGAAAATTTAAAATTTTTTTAATTTTTTAAAATTTGAAATCCTATCCCCAAAACCCCACTCTTCAACTCTAAACCCTAAACCCTAAACTCTAAACCCTGAACCCTAAACCCCACCCCTTAACTTTAAACCATAATGTCTAGATTAATTAACCATAGGGGTATAAGTGTATATTTACTTCTTTTGATAAAACATTTAAGTCTATTTTGGTCATTTTTATTTTTAAGGTCTATATTTGTGACAAAAACTTTTTTTCGATCTTTTTTTTTTTTTTTTTTTTTGNNNNNNNNNNNNNNNNNNNNNNNNNNNNNNNNNNNNNNNNNNNNNNNNNNNNNNNNNNNNNNNNNNNNNNNNNNNNNNNNNNNNNNNNNNNNNNNNNNNNNNNNNNNNNNNNNNNNNNNNNNNNNNNNNNNNNNNNNNNNNTGTCTGAGTTGAAGCTTGATATCTTCCAGATAGGTTTCAAATGCTGGCCATTCTTCTGGTTCTGAAACCATCTTCACCAATTGAGAACAATCCGTTGCAAACGTAACCTGAAACTGTCTTAGATTCTTCATACATTCCATTGCCCAAATCAATGCCTCCACCTCCGAATGAAGAGGAGACAGACACACCCTTACATTCCTTTCGATCTATCCTAGAGAATTTATCTATATAATTTTTATAATAAATTTTTAATAATTTTAAATGTTTTTTAAAATTGAGATAATATAAATACTAATATATATAAAAATATGGTTTATATATAATTTTAATATTCATTATTTGTTATTGGTTTTTAAAATGATCAATTTTATAATTAAATTTTGTTTATTAATTATTTTTTATTAATTAACTTTTGCATATGTGGGTAAACCAGTAAAAAATGACCCGCAAACACAACAATTTTTAAACGTTGAATGAGTCATATAAAACACT
It encodes:
- the LOC106317237 gene encoding uncharacterized protein LOC106317237, with amino-acid sequence MAVTEGQQVMALISKRLRAHRKRYNRITEMEEAVSQGKTLNKEQEEAIRSKPIVTALIEELEKLRLPPSPPPSAAGSEEINLPAKKNKKKKERKEEAEEEKVTEKDVTDPEGCKISDGLDAGEVSKDNISPCSVSSQDGTTSPPPATNGKPRRKRNKAKKPQTSN